From Paenibacillus sp. PK3_47, the proteins below share one genomic window:
- a CDS encoding Ger(x)C family spore germination protein: protein MKPLKIALCLILLLNLTGCWSKLELDELTFIFGMYIDSGKEPGTVEVSINAPLPNRLLSSTQSGGSQGKSYSLVTKTAPTITDAVIMIQKDLSRRLEISHIKAVVIGKEYAEQGISEVLDWFKRQPEFPIGTYIMAAPGKAKEIAKLSPVFEQLPDQVLMDFSSQNLTFATTVRSCLLAEANNMGYAMNYLSFGENPDVKEQGEPLKWAGVQGVMLFRKAAMRQVLNTEDSRSLAWAAGNVAGHVALPMYTVKWEEDGKGTASALFYSNHASKKVKMSSDGPVFYIKLKGKASITYFRDAEGHGANEKSGVILQKLREKVIADVTRSIKATQKAGADVLQLGMLMEWNHPAEWKKLQEKWDEEYREAQIVVSADLSIEDFGSVK from the coding sequence ATGAAGCCTCTGAAGATTGCCCTCTGCCTGATTTTGCTGCTGAATCTGACCGGCTGCTGGTCCAAGCTCGAGCTGGATGAGTTAACGTTTATCTTCGGCATGTACATAGATTCAGGCAAAGAACCGGGAACGGTGGAGGTATCGATCAATGCGCCTTTGCCGAACCGTCTGTTATCCAGCACGCAATCCGGCGGTTCGCAGGGGAAAAGTTATTCTCTGGTTACAAAGACTGCTCCAACCATTACAGATGCTGTCATCATGATTCAAAAGGACCTGTCACGCCGCCTGGAGATTTCGCATATTAAGGCTGTAGTCATCGGCAAAGAGTATGCAGAGCAAGGCATCAGTGAAGTTCTCGACTGGTTCAAAAGACAGCCGGAATTTCCCATTGGAACCTATATTATGGCCGCTCCGGGAAAAGCTAAGGAAATCGCCAAGCTGTCCCCGGTCTTTGAGCAATTGCCGGATCAGGTGCTGATGGATTTCTCCAGCCAGAATCTGACCTTTGCCACGACCGTAAGAAGCTGCCTTCTTGCTGAAGCGAACAATATGGGGTATGCGATGAACTACTTGTCTTTCGGAGAAAACCCTGATGTGAAGGAGCAGGGCGAACCGCTGAAATGGGCAGGCGTTCAGGGGGTGATGCTGTTCCGCAAAGCGGCCATGCGGCAGGTCCTTAATACGGAAGACAGCCGGTCTCTGGCCTGGGCCGCAGGGAATGTTGCAGGGCATGTTGCGCTGCCGATGTACACTGTGAAATGGGAAGAGGATGGCAAGGGGACAGCCAGTGCGCTCTTTTACTCAAATCATGCATCCAAAAAGGTAAAGATGAGCAGTGACGGGCCCGTATTCTACATTAAATTAAAAGGTAAAGCCAGCATTACCTATTTCAGGGATGCAGAGGGGCACGGCGCCAATGAAAAGAGTGGGGTTATTTTGCAAAAGCTTCGCGAAAAGGTCATAGCCGACGTCACTCGTTCTATTAAGGCTACCCAGAAAGCAGGTGCGGATGTGCTGCAGCTCGGCATGCTTATGGAATGGAACCATCCTGCGGAATGGAAGAAGCTTCAGGAGAAGTGGGATGAGGAGTACCGTGAGGCCCAAATTGTGGTCAGTGCTGATCTGAGCATAGAAGATTTCGGGTCTGTAAAATAA
- a CDS encoding GerAB/ArcD/ProY family transporter, producing the protein MFRFSVVFFNSQTTIFLVPILVSSSGYQGWISLIGGCCLGLVLLFFTMKLGSLKTDQAWVDFGKAIMGKWVHKLLVLLLLCWCVYYSSYDIENFVLFFGSNYMRGTPPLFIQIVIGLVIMYTASLGLATIVYMTDGIFLIILVATIFTLYLFTPNADFTMLPAFIHHFDPGLALKDTLTVTSWFSEWVVFLFVAPELKINGKMLKKLMVAQLCITFTVLMGWIFTILNFGPHLGKELRYPFLEMVRSSSHDSIIGNMDPILIGLWSFSMFIHSAFLIYVAYKCALHLLNRKGKKYVIPVLTVCSITLAYLYSRNITKYFSDFSSAAAVIFWLVVECIPVYYIAVAYVRSKINAAPK; encoded by the coding sequence ATGTTCCGTTTCAGTGTTGTTTTCTTCAATTCGCAGACAACGATTTTCCTCGTTCCGATTCTGGTGTCCAGCTCCGGTTATCAGGGTTGGATCTCTCTTATAGGGGGGTGCTGCCTGGGATTGGTCCTATTATTCTTTACCATGAAATTAGGAAGTCTGAAGACGGATCAGGCCTGGGTGGACTTCGGCAAAGCGATTATGGGTAAATGGGTACACAAACTGCTGGTGCTTCTGCTGCTCTGCTGGTGCGTATATTATTCTTCCTATGATATTGAGAACTTCGTCCTCTTCTTCGGCTCCAACTACATGCGGGGCACTCCGCCTCTCTTCATCCAGATTGTAATCGGGCTGGTCATTATGTACACGGCCTCACTCGGATTAGCAACCATCGTATATATGACGGACGGGATATTTTTGATTATACTGGTCGCCACCATTTTCACGTTATATCTGTTTACACCCAATGCTGATTTTACCATGCTTCCCGCGTTTATCCACCATTTTGATCCCGGTCTCGCTCTGAAGGATACCCTCACTGTAACCTCCTGGTTCTCGGAATGGGTGGTATTTCTGTTTGTGGCGCCTGAGCTTAAAATCAACGGTAAAATGCTGAAGAAGCTGATGGTCGCTCAGCTCTGCATTACTTTTACAGTCCTGATGGGGTGGATATTTACGATTTTGAATTTTGGCCCGCACCTCGGGAAAGAGCTAAGGTATCCGTTTCTGGAAATGGTGCGCAGCTCCTCCCATGACAGCATTATTGGTAATATGGACCCGATTCTGATTGGCCTTTGGTCCTTCTCCATGTTCATTCACAGCGCCTTTTTAATCTATGTCGCCTATAAATGCGCGCTGCACCTGTTGAACCGGAAAGGGAAAAAATATGTGATTCCTGTACTGACTGTGTGTTCGATTACCCTGGCTTACCTGTACTCCCGTAATATTACGAAGTATTTTAGTGATTTCTCATCTGCTGCTGCCGTAATATTCTGGCTGGTGGTGGAGTGTATTCCCGTATATTACATAGCTGTGGCTTATGTGCGTTCAAAAATAAACGCGGCACCTAAATAG
- a CDS encoding MoxR family ATPase, whose protein sequence is MNLQEAKELVELIRMNLAKVIVGKKEGVDLLLTALLANGHVLLEDVPGTGKTLLAKTLARSLDCSFKRIQFTPDLLPSDLSGINYYNQQTGEFQFRPGPVFASILLADEINRATPRTQSSLLECMEERQITIDGVTHELEAPFLVIATQNPIDSQGTFPLPEAQLDRFLLRIMTGYPSFDEGVHILQRFRQNNPLQDTQPVATSRQIQDIQQLTTAVTVSDDLLAYMIRIVEATRKAPAVKLGASPRAGFSLLRASQGYALIQGRNYVIPDDVKAVAAPVLAHRLLLQRGPGSREGQAAEVVEQILREVEVPAEPAVAARGGRGD, encoded by the coding sequence ATGAATCTGCAGGAAGCGAAGGAACTGGTAGAATTGATAAGAATGAATCTGGCCAAAGTCATTGTCGGAAAAAAAGAAGGGGTAGACCTGCTGCTGACCGCGCTGCTGGCGAATGGCCATGTGCTGCTGGAGGATGTTCCGGGCACCGGTAAAACGCTGCTGGCCAAGACACTGGCCCGCTCGCTGGACTGCAGTTTCAAAAGAATCCAGTTTACACCGGACCTGCTGCCTTCGGATTTGAGCGGCATCAACTACTATAATCAGCAGACCGGAGAATTTCAGTTCCGGCCCGGTCCGGTGTTTGCCAGCATTCTGCTGGCTGACGAGATTAACCGGGCAACGCCCCGCACCCAGTCGAGCCTGCTGGAATGTATGGAGGAACGGCAGATTACGATTGACGGGGTCACTCATGAGCTTGAGGCACCTTTTCTGGTAATTGCCACGCAGAATCCGATAGACAGCCAGGGAACCTTTCCCCTTCCGGAAGCACAGCTGGACCGGTTCCTCTTAAGGATTATGACAGGTTATCCTTCCTTCGATGAAGGAGTTCACATTCTGCAGCGGTTCCGGCAGAACAACCCGCTGCAGGATACCCAGCCTGTGGCGACATCCCGTCAGATCCAAGATATCCAGCAGCTGACTACGGCTGTTACAGTCAGCGACGATTTGCTGGCTTACATGATCCGGATTGTTGAAGCAACCCGGAAAGCTCCGGCTGTCAAGCTGGGCGCAAGTCCACGCGCCGGATTCTCTCTGCTCCGCGCTTCCCAGGGCTATGCCCTGATTCAAGGCCGGAATTATGTCATTCCGGATGATGTCAAGGCGGTGGCCGCTCCGGTCCTGGCCCACCGTCTGCTGCTGCAGCGCGGACCCGGCTCCCGGGAAGGCCAGGCGGCAGAGGTTGTGGAGCAGATCCTCCGGGAAGTGGAGGTTCCGGCGGAACCTGCAGTGGCTGCAAGGGGCGGAAGGGGAGACTAA
- a CDS encoding DUF58 domain-containing protein, with the protein MSLPWFIITTLLLLMVIYVIYDRNTFKKVRYTRYFSESSVYEGGQLEMVEEITNGKLLPLPWLRLESSISSGLTFGNQENFGVSTGQIYQNHVSLFSLKSYRHIKRRHLITCPQRGLFRLDSVTMTAGDPFGVSRRSQTFPLQLELLVYPGMADFNDLPLPVHSWLGELPVKRWIVEDPFLTAGTREYMPGDSLGSINWKATARTGSMQVHRKDYTADSRLIICINVEDSDSMWRTVNNAERIEWGIRCAAAVGEYAMGHGIETGLLSNGRLDGGGAREPVSARSLGSLEELMGLLACLNLDRTIPMSSLLELETESGSSNNDYLIITSHRGNELQQAVEQLKMLGNGVEWLDITDTGRVVGA; encoded by the coding sequence ATGTCGCTTCCCTGGTTTATTATCACTACACTTCTATTATTGATGGTTATTTACGTTATTTATGACCGGAATACGTTCAAGAAAGTCCGCTACACCCGTTATTTCTCGGAATCCTCCGTTTATGAAGGAGGACAGCTGGAGATGGTTGAAGAGATTACCAACGGCAAGCTGCTTCCGCTTCCCTGGCTGAGGCTTGAATCCAGTATTTCGAGCGGCCTTACGTTCGGCAACCAGGAGAATTTTGGCGTCAGTACAGGACAAATCTACCAGAATCATGTCAGCCTGTTTTCTTTGAAATCTTACCGTCATATTAAACGCCGTCATTTGATTACCTGTCCGCAGCGGGGACTCTTCCGGCTGGATTCCGTTACGATGACAGCAGGAGATCCGTTTGGCGTCAGCCGCAGGAGCCAGACTTTCCCGCTGCAGCTTGAGCTGCTGGTCTATCCGGGAATGGCCGATTTCAATGACCTTCCGCTGCCGGTCCACAGCTGGCTCGGTGAACTTCCTGTGAAGAGATGGATTGTCGAAGATCCCTTTCTTACAGCAGGAACCCGGGAATATATGCCCGGGGATTCGCTGGGTTCCATCAACTGGAAGGCAACGGCCCGCACAGGCTCCATGCAGGTGCACCGGAAGGATTATACAGCGGATTCACGCCTTATTATCTGCATTAACGTAGAAGACAGCGATTCGATGTGGAGAACGGTGAACAATGCAGAACGGATTGAATGGGGCATAAGGTGTGCAGCTGCAGTAGGGGAGTATGCCATGGGTCACGGCATTGAGACAGGACTGTTAAGCAATGGAAGACTGGATGGAGGAGGGGCAAGAGAGCCTGTGTCAGCCCGTTCTCTTGGCAGTCTGGAAGAGCTGATGGGACTGCTGGCCTGTCTGAATCTGGACAGAACCATTCCAATGTCCAGCCTTCTGGAGCTGGAAACCGAAAGCGGCAGCAGCAATAACGATTATCTTATCATTACCTCTCACAGGGGAAATGAGCTGCAGCAAGCGGTTGAGCAGCTGAAAATGCTGGGCAACGGCGTGGAGTGGCTGGATATTACGGATACGGGGAGGGTGGTCGGCGCATGA
- a CDS encoding AzlD domain-containing protein, with amino-acid sequence MEVRPDIFLIIVGAALVTFIPRVVPLMLLSRITIPEWGMRWLNYVPVAVMSALIAQELFIEDGRFQTLSANVELIAAVPTFWIAVKTRSLLGTVITGILSLMLLRLLF; translated from the coding sequence ATGGAAGTAAGACCGGATATATTCCTGATTATTGTCGGTGCAGCACTGGTTACCTTCATCCCCCGGGTTGTTCCGCTGATGCTGCTCAGCCGGATAACGATCCCTGAATGGGGGATGCGCTGGTTAAATTATGTACCGGTTGCCGTCATGTCTGCACTCATTGCCCAGGAGCTGTTCATTGAAGACGGCCGGTTCCAGACGTTGTCTGCCAACGTGGAGCTGATAGCTGCGGTTCCGACCTTTTGGATCGCGGTCAAAACCCGCAGCCTGCTCGGTACGGTAATTACAGGGATTCTCTCGCTTATGCTGCTGCGTCTGCTGTTCTGA
- a CDS encoding AzlC family ABC transporter permease, which translates to MKLESAQGDLPAAQGSDDSFLRGVKDCLPTLLGYLSIGFAAGVVEKTAGLSIAEIALLSIILYAGSAQFIAAGMIAAGSTISGIIITILFVNLRHLLLSAALSPYFRHLTPFRNLLIGALLTDETFGVAIQASARKKNISEKWMHGLNITAYLNWIAANLAGAYLGQWITNPEQWGLDFALPAMFIGLLVLTVMSRSKYILDITVGGISILIAVGISILWSPSMGVIAATVIASTIGMVMEKWK; encoded by the coding sequence ATGAAGCTGGAATCTGCACAAGGTGATCTCCCTGCAGCTCAGGGGAGTGACGACAGCTTTTTGCGCGGCGTTAAGGATTGCCTGCCTACACTGCTGGGCTATTTAAGCATCGGCTTCGCCGCCGGAGTTGTTGAGAAAACCGCCGGGCTCAGCATTGCTGAAATAGCCCTGCTCTCTATCATTCTATACGCCGGGTCGGCGCAGTTCATTGCTGCAGGTATGATTGCTGCCGGAAGCACCATTTCCGGAATTATCATTACCATCCTGTTCGTCAATCTGCGGCATTTGCTGCTCAGTGCCGCCCTGTCCCCTTATTTCCGCCACCTGACACCGTTCAGGAATCTGCTGATCGGCGCTCTGCTTACCGACGAGACCTTTGGTGTCGCCATACAGGCAAGCGCCCGAAAAAAGAACATCAGCGAGAAGTGGATGCACGGCCTCAACATTACTGCTTATCTGAACTGGATTGCTGCCAACCTGGCCGGCGCATATCTCGGGCAGTGGATTACCAATCCGGAGCAGTGGGGACTCGATTTCGCCCTGCCTGCGATGTTCATCGGCCTGCTCGTACTGACGGTTATGAGCAGAAGCAAGTACATATTGGATATTACTGTCGGAGGGATCTCTATTCTCATTGCAGTCGGCATATCCATCCTGTGGTCCCCGAGCATGGGTGTAATTGCAGCAACAGTTATAGCTTCTACGATAGGAATGGTGATGGAAAAATGGAAGTAA
- a CDS encoding beta-galactosidase — protein MKTPVAAERFELGVCYYPEHWPEEMWADDYRRMVETGFTIVRMGEFAWSIFEPEEGNYQFGLFDRAIDLAHSHGLKVILGTPTATPPAWLTERYPEVLNVTHDGVTLHHGMRRHYNYSSLKYRELCAQIVTRLAEHYADYPGVAGWQIDNELNCEINEFYSESDHNAFRGWLQHKYGTLEKLNEAWGAVFWNQTYTSWSQVFLPRPTPVPRQPNPHQALDEKRFISDNTISFAALQADILRTKAPKQWVTTNGLFGHLDNHEMNDQLLDFFSYDSYPQFSTISSNPSEQNPLEDRSWSLSLSTVRSISPNFCIMEQQSGPGGWVNRMDMPSPKPGQMRLWTYQSIAHGADMVLYFRWRTATMGNEIYWHGINDYHNQPNRRVREAAKIGQELASAGKEIIGTRNKASVAILRDYDNEWDGEYDVWHGPFMWQSNKEWFKALTGQHIPNDVFYLRDNTTAAELARYEVLIYPHPAILSDETASLLDEYVQQGGKLVFGCRTGYKDKRGQCYMRPFPGAARELCGITVEEFTMVKGTRKPTFISWGQDAESTTGADAFNDILQVEEDSVEIIGTYASDYYAGKPAVTKNVRGKGEVWYYGAVFNEDAALQMIRLLGLRSPAADWLELPREVELQIREGGAASLAFLLNYSEEPAVIQLREQKTDLLTGNTLSGTFTMDGFGVLVLK, from the coding sequence ATGAAGACACCTGTCGCAGCAGAACGGTTCGAACTCGGCGTATGCTATTACCCGGAGCACTGGCCGGAAGAAATGTGGGCTGACGATTACCGCCGCATGGTAGAGACCGGCTTTACCATTGTCCGTATGGGCGAATTCGCCTGGTCCATATTTGAGCCGGAAGAAGGGAACTATCAGTTTGGTCTTTTTGACCGGGCAATAGACCTTGCACACAGCCATGGGCTCAAGGTGATCCTTGGCACCCCGACGGCTACCCCGCCCGCCTGGCTGACTGAACGTTATCCGGAAGTGCTTAATGTTACCCATGATGGCGTAACACTTCATCACGGAATGCGCCGGCATTACAATTACAGCAGTCTGAAATACCGGGAGCTGTGCGCTCAGATTGTCACAAGGCTGGCTGAACATTATGCAGATTATCCCGGTGTTGCCGGCTGGCAGATTGACAATGAGCTGAACTGTGAGATTAATGAATTTTACTCTGAGAGTGATCACAACGCATTCCGCGGATGGCTCCAGCATAAATACGGCACACTTGAGAAATTGAACGAAGCGTGGGGCGCAGTCTTCTGGAATCAGACCTACACCAGCTGGTCCCAGGTTTTTTTGCCGCGTCCTACACCGGTGCCAAGACAGCCTAATCCGCATCAGGCACTGGACGAAAAGCGCTTTATCTCTGACAATACCATTTCGTTTGCTGCGCTTCAGGCTGATATACTCCGTACCAAAGCCCCGAAGCAATGGGTAACGACTAACGGCCTGTTCGGCCATCTGGATAACCATGAAATGAATGACCAGCTGCTGGATTTCTTCAGTTATGATTCCTATCCGCAATTCTCCACCATATCCAGCAATCCGTCAGAGCAAAATCCGCTGGAAGACCGGAGCTGGAGTCTGTCCCTGTCCACTGTGCGTTCCATCAGTCCAAATTTCTGCATCATGGAGCAGCAGTCAGGCCCCGGCGGCTGGGTCAACCGGATGGATATGCCTTCGCCCAAACCAGGGCAGATGCGTTTGTGGACCTACCAGTCCATCGCCCACGGCGCGGATATGGTCCTTTATTTCCGCTGGCGGACAGCTACTATGGGCAATGAAATCTATTGGCATGGAATCAATGATTACCACAACCAGCCGAACCGCCGGGTGAGAGAAGCTGCGAAGATCGGCCAAGAGCTGGCTTCAGCAGGCAAGGAGATTATCGGAACACGGAACAAGGCCAGCGTTGCTATTCTGCGCGATTATGACAATGAATGGGACGGCGAATATGATGTGTGGCATGGCCCGTTCATGTGGCAGAGCAATAAGGAATGGTTCAAGGCACTGACCGGGCAGCACATTCCAAATGACGTGTTCTACCTGCGGGACAATACAACAGCAGCCGAGCTGGCGCGTTATGAGGTGCTGATCTATCCGCACCCGGCTATTTTGTCAGACGAAACTGCAAGCCTGCTTGATGAATATGTGCAGCAGGGCGGCAAGCTGGTCTTCGGGTGCCGTACAGGGTACAAGGACAAGCGCGGGCAATGCTATATGCGTCCTTTTCCCGGCGCGGCAAGAGAGCTGTGCGGGATTACAGTCGAAGAATTTACCATGGTCAAGGGGACCCGCAAGCCGACCTTCATCAGCTGGGGGCAGGATGCGGAGAGTACAACCGGCGCGGATGCGTTCAATGATATTTTGCAGGTTGAAGAAGACAGTGTAGAAATTATCGGAACCTACGCTTCCGACTACTATGCCGGCAAACCGGCGGTAACCAAAAATGTACGAGGAAAAGGTGAAGTCTGGTATTACGGTGCTGTCTTTAATGAAGATGCCGCCCTCCAGATGATCCGGCTGCTGGGTCTGCGTTCACCTGCAGCAGACTGGCTGGAGCTTCCCCGTGAAGTAGAGCTGCAAATCCGTGAAGGGGGCGCGGCAAGTCTGGCCTTTCTGCTGAATTACAGCGAAGAGCCGGCTGTGATTCAGTTAAGAGAGCAGAAGACCGATCTGCTGACGGGCAATACGCTTTCAGGGACGTTCACGATGGACGGATTCGGTGTACTGGTATTGAAATAA
- a CDS encoding AraC family transcriptional regulator, whose translation MKNQWVLPVPAFAHYVCYPEFLGHYSQFPQHAERRGEGVLNSYNLHLVFDGEGYVFHEGERIHMSRGSGFLFPKGAYQQYGCDPGQPWEVRWVHFDTSLSLPLLEEADQSRGYFFTFDPDAGLTGLFEELSGLSEVYETRNEPRFSAILYEILITLLQNSEPLNGSVPPEIRHSIRSTADRIHSECQRPWTLESMSRLAGYSSYHFLRLFRSIMGKTPNRYLSDCRLARAKLLLVSSDLTVAEIAVQSGFQQSSYFIKVFRQVEGMPPNRYRRTFGS comes from the coding sequence TTGAAAAATCAGTGGGTATTGCCAGTTCCGGCCTTTGCTCATTATGTGTGCTATCCGGAATTTCTGGGTCATTACAGCCAGTTTCCGCAGCATGCCGAGCGCAGGGGCGAAGGTGTACTGAACAGTTACAATCTCCATCTGGTGTTTGACGGCGAAGGATATGTATTTCATGAAGGTGAGCGGATTCATATGAGCCGGGGCAGCGGTTTTCTTTTTCCGAAAGGGGCCTATCAGCAGTACGGATGTGATCCCGGACAGCCCTGGGAGGTGCGCTGGGTACATTTTGACACCTCGCTGTCATTACCGCTGCTGGAGGAAGCTGACCAGTCCCGGGGCTATTTCTTTACCTTTGATCCGGATGCAGGACTCACGGGGCTGTTCGAAGAGCTGTCGGGGCTTAGCGAAGTCTATGAAACCCGTAATGAGCCGCGCTTTTCGGCTATATTATATGAAATACTCATTACGCTGCTGCAAAACTCCGAACCGCTGAACGGCTCAGTGCCGCCGGAAATCAGACATTCCATCCGCAGTACAGCCGACAGGATCCATAGCGAATGCCAGCGTCCCTGGACTCTTGAAAGCATGTCGAGGCTTGCCGGCTACAGCAGCTATCACTTTTTGAGGCTGTTCCGGTCCATTATGGGGAAGACGCCTAACCGGTACTTGAGTGACTGCCGCCTGGCCAGAGCGAAGCTGCTGCTGGTCTCCTCAGATTTGACTGTTGCCGAAATTGCCGTCCAGAGCGGATTCCAGCAGTCCAGCTATTTTATCAAAGTATTCAGGCAGGTCGAAGGCATGCCCCCGAACAGGTACAGAAGAACCTTCGGTTCGTAG
- a CDS encoding ABC transporter ATP-binding protein — protein MLRVENIKHSFKTGNEWTPVLHGINFTVKEGEMVALLGSSGSGKSTLLNLMAGLMKPTEGQIYIADQDIVQMGENKLAEFRRKHIGFIFQAYELITSLTVRENVELPLVFQSVSPSKRKQKALDLLEQVGIPDKADLFPSQLSGGQQQRVSIARSLITEPSVIFADEPTGNLDTKTEEEIISILLKLNKTMKTTFIVVTHEQEVADQMQRIFLLRDGYMITGEQPPAAEPMTVEPEAAEPEAAEPEAAESEAVEPKAAEPEAAESEAIEPKAAEPEEEGTQ, from the coding sequence ATGTTGCGAGTTGAAAATATCAAGCATTCTTTCAAAACCGGTAATGAATGGACACCGGTACTGCACGGAATCAATTTCACAGTAAAAGAAGGAGAGATGGTCGCGCTTCTGGGCAGCTCGGGCTCCGGTAAGTCCACGCTGCTGAACCTGATGGCGGGGCTGATGAAGCCTACTGAAGGGCAGATCTACATTGCTGACCAGGACATAGTCCAGATGGGGGAGAACAAGCTGGCTGAATTCCGCCGGAAGCACATCGGTTTTATATTTCAGGCTTACGAGCTGATCACCAGCCTGACGGTGCGTGAAAATGTGGAGCTTCCGCTGGTATTCCAGTCCGTTTCACCTTCGAAGCGCAAGCAAAAAGCGCTTGACCTGCTGGAGCAGGTAGGTATTCCGGACAAAGCGGATTTGTTTCCTTCACAGCTCTCCGGGGGCCAGCAGCAGCGGGTCAGTATCGCCCGTTCGCTGATTACCGAACCTTCTGTTATTTTTGCAGATGAGCCGACAGGGAATCTGGACACGAAGACCGAGGAGGAAATTATCAGTATTCTGCTGAAATTGAACAAAACCATGAAGACAACGTTTATTGTAGTTACCCATGAACAGGAAGTGGCAGATCAGATGCAGCGGATCTTCTTACTGCGGGACGGTTACATGATTACCGGAGAGCAGCCGCCGGCGGCAGAGCCTATGACAGTGGAACCAGAAGCGGCGGAACCTGAGGCTGCAGAGCCTGAAGCGGCGGAATCTGAGGCAGTGGAGCCTAAAGCAGCGGAGCCTGAAGCGGCGGAATCTGAGGCAATAGAGCCTAAAGCAGCGGAGCCTGAAGAGGAGGGGACGCAGTGA
- a CDS encoding ABC transporter permease has translation MKLRDISRMAWDQVKRRKVVTGLCMTGISIGCAAIIVALSIGQSAQDYVTEEVNRNFKMDEIMVTPGGGIPSPGGGGSGSSAAQDNENLDPGKLTPQKLEIIQGLKHVVAAAPFQELGYLQMLTMDNKIGDVQVIVTDLTMLTKYDKTFKQGTGTNMPGMVVLNHGATLGLIDNETRQKIFDGLNADPFNQELNNQYMSLTTVPSEMYRQQFQLQARDYSVQEGAVKLSSPLQVSGILANPAGMSDERASYEKIAYVSPETAARLAEELAFENFSAINTLSEDSYNSVTVKVDNMDNIKQVEEIIQKLSLSASDNLYQLDMLKEQFDMIKMAALGIGVFILVIASISIIVAMTMSTHQRRRQIGIMKVLGANMGQIRNMFITEAALLGLLGGMLGVGFSYLIVMAINKLIGTAGAGLTFVIPLMTIPVGLAFAIMTGVLSGIYPAISASRTDALTAIKRD, from the coding sequence GTGAAGCTAAGGGATATTTCCCGGATGGCCTGGGACCAGGTAAAACGCCGCAAGGTAGTAACCGGCCTTTGTATGACAGGCATTTCCATCGGCTGTGCAGCAATCATCGTAGCCCTGAGTATCGGACAATCTGCACAGGACTATGTAACCGAAGAAGTGAACCGTAATTTTAAAATGGATGAGATCATGGTCACCCCGGGCGGCGGTATTCCTTCACCGGGGGGCGGCGGCAGCGGCAGTTCTGCTGCTCAGGATAATGAGAATCTTGATCCCGGCAAGCTTACACCCCAGAAGCTGGAGATTATTCAGGGCCTGAAGCATGTCGTCGCTGCAGCCCCTTTTCAGGAGCTGGGTTACCTCCAGATGCTGACAATGGATAACAAAATCGGGGACGTTCAGGTCATTGTTACGGATTTGACGATGCTGACCAAATACGACAAGACCTTCAAGCAGGGGACCGGCACGAACATGCCGGGCATGGTTGTATTGAATCATGGGGCCACCCTGGGGCTGATTGACAATGAGACACGGCAGAAGATATTTGACGGCCTCAATGCTGATCCGTTTAACCAGGAGCTGAATAATCAGTACATGAGCTTGACTACAGTGCCCTCTGAAATGTACCGCCAGCAGTTCCAGCTGCAGGCCAGGGATTACAGTGTTCAGGAGGGGGCCGTCAAGCTCAGCTCTCCGCTGCAGGTCAGCGGGATACTCGCGAATCCGGCAGGGATGAGTGATGAACGGGCTTCTTACGAGAAGATCGCCTATGTGTCTCCGGAAACGGCAGCCCGCCTGGCGGAAGAGCTGGCTTTTGAGAACTTCAGTGCGATTAATACATTGTCGGAAGACAGCTATAATTCCGTTACGGTAAAAGTAGATAACATGGACAACATTAAGCAGGTGGAGGAGATTATCCAGAAGCTGTCCTTGTCTGCCAGCGACAATCTGTATCAGCTTGATATGCTTAAGGAACAATTCGATATGATCAAAATGGCGGCGCTGGGCATCGGCGTATTTATCCTGGTCATTGCTTCCATCTCCATTATTGTCGCCATGACGATGTCCACACATCAGCGGCGCAGGCAGATCGGAATTATGAAGGTACTGGGGGCGAACATGGGGCAGATCCGCAATATGTTCATTACAGAAGCGGCGCTGCTGGGACTTTTGGGCGGCATGCTCGGTGTAGGGTTCTCCTACCTGATCGTAATGGCAATCAACAAACTGATAGGTACGGCAGGGGCCGGGTTAACCTTTGTAATTCCGCTGATGACTATTCCGGTGGGGCTCGCTTTTGCAATTATGACCGGTGTGCTGTCAGGGATTTATCCGGCCATCAGTGCGTCCAGAACCGATGCGCTTACGGCGATCAAGCGTGATTAG